Below is a window of Rattus norvegicus strain BN/NHsdMcwi chromosome 5, GRCr8, whole genome shotgun sequence DNA.
GACTAgtcatagaaaaagaaggaagaagagataaATTACTACAATTTGCAATGAAAGAGGGACTGTCACGATGTGCCCTACACAAAGATTATAGGGCAACACTACTAATAATGTGATTCAATAGGTCAGGCCTTAAAGTGTGTCACATTTAGAAAGATAAGAGTACTAGAGACTGTTTCAAAAGGGAACAGAAAATTGAAACACAGCACACTACATTATTTAATTAGCAATTTATTCATTTCACAGAAGAGCTAAAGAACCAGGTGGCTTCACTGACAACTCTGCCCAACTTATAAAGTTCAACACCAATCTTTCCAAAtttcaaagcagaaaaaaagaaggcagaacTTTCCagtacattcttctcataacaaAATCAAGACGTCACAAGAAAAGACAACTACGAATTGACATCTGTTGAAAATGTTGATCAAAAAGTGACTCCCAAGAACATAAAAACTTTTTATATAACAATGCAAAAAATATTGTCAAGAAAACTAAGGTCATACAATGGGCATGTGAGGGTCATTAGTCAGATTTAAAACACGGCAATTGTGATTTATTCACAGATAACTGTAGATCccatccctcatcaaagaagtgtctctttgcagcagatggagaccattacagaaaaccacaactggtcaaaatgcacaGAGAGACTAATTATGGCATGACGAGTCCAGGTTAATATATCTACAACACAAACTTCACACCCATGGCTTGGGACCACTGTGGAAGGAAGAGATTTCAGAATGATTGGAAGAACCAGACAACTAGGAAATTGCTGTCTGATTGTGTCTCAGGAAAGTGACAGGGAAGCTTTGCCCATGATACTGCAATGCTATGGCTCCCCATATCTCTATTTTTCTGGGGGAGAGCAGTATCTCTCACTGAACTTTATGCTCACCAATTGGCTCAGTGAACTCACCAAGGATCTGTTTGTCTTTGCCTCCAACCTCCCAGCATTCAGGTTATAAATGTTATTCCGAgattttatatgggttctgggaatccaaagTCAGGCCATCATACTTGCTCAGCAGAAACTTAAACTGAGCCATGTCTCAGAGCCCATTTCCATGTTTTATATGCCTTCTGTGCCCTTGGAGTCCTTCAGGTCCCACCACAGACTTCTTAATCCCTGAGCACAACTTTCATCACCTTATCCTGGTACCCAAGGTCCCCACACCCAAAAGTCCCAACTTTTTCAATCCAAGGTTCTTAGCAACCCACGGCATCATCTCCCTATTCTACCTTGAGATCCAGTGTGGACAGACTTCTGAGCATCCACGGGAGTAAGTAAATCAGAACCTCACATCCAGCCTAAATTATATGCACGTTTACCACATCTGTTTCACACATGCTCATGGTTAGCCCTATAAACGGTCCTGTTCTGCTATTGCTGCTTTTTGCTATTGtgaaaactggggtacagagagTTGCCTTCTGGCCAACGCGTACAGTGTTATTAAGTGGTAGAGCTAGAATTTGATTTCAGGTCTTCCTGGGTTTTGCTCTTATGTAGGGTATATGTAGGGTATTTATCATTACCTCATCTTGGCCTAAGCTCTATGAAAGATCCCCCCATTGCCTGAATCATAGTCCTTTCCCTCCAGAAAGTCAAAGTATTTTAGGGCTGCAAAATTTCACCACACAACATAGCCCAGTTCCCAGCAGAGCATGAGGGGGACAATGAGAAACTTGAGGGGCTGAGCACAGAGAGCTCTAACTTGACCCTACATCCCCTGAGGAAcgtgttcttcttcttcttcttttttatgatCCATGGAAAGTTTTCCCAACATGTCAGTCCAGCCATCACCCTTACAACTCTTCACTGTGTATACGTGCAAGTCCACACGtatacacaggtgtgtgtgtgtgcacatgtatatgtaagtGCATGTCCACATGTATATGTAGATGCATGTCCACATGTATACACAGGTAAGTGCATGTCCACATGTGTATGTAGATGCATGTCCACATGTATACACaggtgcatatgcacatgtatgtgcagtaGCGTGTCCACGTGTATACACaggtgtatgtacacatacataaagaGTCCTAATGTTAAGCTTAGTTCATTACCCAGGTCTATTTTATTTGCAAACAGTCTCTCATCATCCTGGACCTCACCAATTCGTCTAGGCAAGCTAGTGAGCAAACCCAATAGATCCTGTAACCTCTGTTTCCTAATTTGTGATTGCTttaccatgtctgacttttacaTGGATGGTTCTGGGCatggaactcaggttctcatgcttgggCAACAAGTTACTTAcgaactgagccacctccccagattCCACCCCTGCCTCTTTTAAACTATGCATTTACTGCACATGACCTTCACACATTCATCTCCATTGACAACAaatgaggaaaagggaagggactCGGGAACATGGAAGGGACTTGGGGTTGAGAGGATCAAGAATGTTGTCTATGGAGGACTTCTGTACCAAATGGGAGAGTTGAAATGTGTGCTCAGGGTCTGGGAGGGCTGCGGTGGGACCCAGAGGACCCAAAGTCACAGAAGGCTCATTAGGAAGCTTCAGCTTCATTGTCCCTGAAGACTTGGAGCAGAGTGTTAAAGAAAAATCTCACTCACTCCTAGCTCAACCTTCACACAGATCTTGGATCAGGTAAGGAAGGGAGCTGCAGAGGTTGCCTGAGACATACAGTCCTCACAGTGCTACCCGATGTACTCCATCACCCCATCACCCCCGTCCTatctcccatccccatccctaacctccaTCTGCTTGCTCCACAACTGCCTGCTTCCAACTCCCTTCCACTTACCTCAGCATTTCATCCCTGGTCTTTACTCTTCTGGTTGATCTCTGGATCTCGGTCTTCCTCTGGTCAACAATGTCTCAGCGtgactctctctgcttcttttcgtctctgtatttgttgttaTGTTAGTCAGTTGCAACAGAAAAAAGTGTAAGGAGGAGGGCTGTTTCTGTGGAGATGAAGCAGGGGACGCTCTTCTGCATTCCCAGGTTTGGATTCTTAGATGGAGGCACAGGACAAGAGGACTGCTACTGACGGTACAGATGGAGAAGGCAAGTTACAGTAATGGCTCAGAAGTCCTGCTTGAGGCTTTATGAGTCACAAAGCTTGAGACAGACATTGGAACTAGGAGGAAGCATGCACTGTCATTGGTGACGAACAATAGCAGAATAGAGCCTGACATCCTACCGTTCTCTCTGAAATGCCTCCCAGCCCAGGCAATCAGAATGGACTGACCCCTCCTTTACCTATTCCTGGCCCTTCTGATCACCCTTCTGCACCACCACCCCTCACACATTCTCCGCTCTGCCTCACATTCTGGTCAGGTTTTAGCAGGGACTGGCACTGAGATGTCTACTAGGACTTTCTGTAGTAGCTCAGGCACCAGGTTTaggggaagctggaggacaagAGAAGAAACAAATGTGGCAatgtcctcttctcttccctcttggTTCTCTAGAAGAAATGTCTCTCTTGTTTCAAATCTTTCCCACTCAACATGGTCTCCTGATCCTTCTTCATAGCCTGTTTTAATTTGTCCACAGCCCCCTTAAGGGTACAGTCCAGGAATGAGCATACTGTTCAGCACATGGTCTGGCTACTGCAGACACAGATCACCAGCCCAGATCTACCAGGGTCCTTTCTCAATGATGTAGCCTCATCCTGTAGGACCCTCTCTATACTCACCTGGTGTAAGTCCTCGGCTCTTTCCCAATAACCTGCTGTCTCATCTGAGCTTCCTGTAGTTCAATAATTATTTGCATTGAGTTAgggattcactatgtagctcagcctGCTCTTGATCTCTCTGTGAGCCCCGCCTGGTCTCGAACTcaagatcctcttgtctcagccttctGAATTTTAAGGccacaggtgtgagccaccatcatGACTAGGTATAGTTGGATGTTTTAGTCAGGTGTGGTTGTTGGTACCAGCCAGTTGTTTAGTCTATCTGAGGCTGGACATCTGATTTTCAACCCCTGGGTTAGATCTTCCTCACTTTGTACACAAGCTGCCATGAAAAAGAGTCCTTGGGGCCAGTCTGTTGGAAtatggacttgagctttctgaCAGGCACAGTTGCTTGCATCTGTGTCTGCCTCAtcctcccctctgtcccttcGGCCCCGCTCTACTGGACTTGGCACTAATGGAGCTTGTTCTTAGTTCTTGATACAtcacttctctcctttctctggtgCATACACGCTCTGACCAACTTCTTCTACCTTAGTTAAAACACTTCCGACCCCATGTCCTGGTCCTGGCATCTCATCTCACTTATTTACAGCTCAGCTCACCCCTCAGCCCAATGCAGTCTGACATCTGCCTTAAAGCATGGGAAGTACCAACCACTCTGCCTTAAGTAGAAGTCAACTTCTAGAGTCAAGCAGGAAAGCTCTTGCTTGGAGGTGAGTAAGGGCAGGAAGAGGCAGAGCTGTTGAGTGACTCCACCTAAAAGAAAGTGTCAAGGCTTCCGGAGGATCAACAAACAGAGATACAAGTAAATTACTAAGAACTTCCCCTGTTTGTGACGTTGTATATTCTCCCCACATCTCCAGCTCTCTCAGATGTTCATAGAAAGGGTTCTGGACATACGCCTTCAGATAGGAGGGGGAGAGTGTCTCATCCTCTTCTTACCTTTCTGTAGTCTGCACCAGGGAGATGAGAAACAGTGCAGCATGCAAAAGCAGGTCCCAACAGAGGGGAAAGCAGGGGGACATTCAGGGGggaataatgaaagaaaaagatgtccTGGAGGCTCTGGCTTGAGATACTAAACATCCCGAACTTAGACCTCAGTCTCTGAACTGACATCAATCCTAAGGAAGATTAAGGTCTTGGGATGGGCAAAGTGCTTAACTGCATTCTAAGCTGTGCCACTAGGTCCGTTTCTCTTTCTGCAGTGGAAGAATGCAAGGCTTCTCCTATGAGAACCATAGCTCTGTGTCAGAGTTCATCCTTCTGGGGTTCTCCAGGAATTTCCAAATTAATATAATCCTCTTCAAcgtcttcttcttcctctaccttTCTACACTTGTGGGCAATGGTCTCATTGTcaccttgatccacctggactccCGTCTCCATacacccatgtacttcttcctcagtgTCCTTTCCCTGCTGGATATGAGCTATGTCACCACCACAGTGCCCCAGATGTTGGTGCATCTTGTCTGCCAGAAGAAAACTATCTCCTATTCTGGGTGTGTGGCCCAGATGTACATCTTTCTGGTATTAGGCATCACTGAGGGCTGGTTGTTCTCTGTCATGGCCTATGATAGATATGTAGCCATTTGCCACCCACTCAGATATAAGGTTATCATGAGGCCTTGGCTGTGTGGTGCAATGGTAGTCTTTTGTGGACTATGGGGTGTCAGCTGTTCTCTGATCTACACTGTCTTCACTATGAGGCTGCCCTACTGTGGCCCCAATGAGATCAATCACTTCTTCTGTGAGGTCCCTGCTGTTCTGAAGCTTGCCTGTGCAGACACATCCCTCAATGACCGGATAGACTTTATCCTAGGTTTTATCCTTCTCCTGGTTCCTCTTTCCTTCATCCTGGCCTCTTATGTCTGCATCTTTGCCACCATTCTGAGAATCCGCTCAGCCCAAGGTCGTCTGAAGGCCTTTTCCACCTGTGCCTCTCATATCACCGTGGTCACCATGTTCTGTGGACCTGCCATGTTTATGTACATGAACCCCGGGGCCAATGCTTCCCCAGAGAGGGACAAGAAACTGGCTCTGTTCTACAATGTCATCTCTGCATTCCTCAACCCTATAATCTACAGCCTCAGAAACAAAGATGTGAAGAGGGCTTTCCTCAAAGTAACAGGCTGGGGAGGAGCTACTGAGTGAGGCCCTTCAAACACAGAAGGCCGCAACAGCACCTGAAAGGACAGCCTGTGGCCCTCCAACCTTATTGCTCCTCCTCACACAGAGGATGGGCAAAAACCATTCACTGAGGGTTAAAGGAGACAATGTGCAAAGGCGGATTCCTACTATGACCTGCTGATGTTCTAGAAGGTGGGCTATTCTCAAGCATCAAGGGAATTCATGTGGAGACAGAGCGTCAAGTGTCTGACTCATTTCTGTATCCTGGGCCAGCAGAGGCTCAGACACAAATGAAGTATCATTAACATGTGCTGTTGAGTGATTACTGGGCATACTAAATCTACTCAAGATGCTAAGACGAGATAACTCAGAGGACTCGGAATCAATAACTTTATTTCATTGCCATCGGGAGCAAAAGCAGTtttcagagaaagggaaaagtGACCTCACTTCTCCTTTCATGGTGGCAAAATCCCCTGACAGAAATAACTAAAGGAAGGCAGGTTTATATTGACTTTTAGTTCTAGGATATGACTTGTCATTGTGGGGAAACAAATGAGG
It encodes the following:
- the Or13p5 gene encoding olfactory receptor Olr859, with product MQGFSYENHSSVSEFILLGFSRNFQINIILFNVFFFLYLSTLVGNGLIVTLIHLDSRLHTPMYFFLSVLSLLDMSYVTTTVPQMLVHLVCQKKTISYSGCVAQMYIFLVLGITEGWLFSVMAYDRYVAICHPLRYKVIMRPWLCGAMVVFCGLWGVSCSLIYTVFTMRLPYCGPNEINHFFCEVPAVLKLACADTSLNDRIDFILGFILLLVPLSFILASYVCIFATILRIRSAQGRLKAFSTCASHITVVTMFCGPAMFMYMNPGANASPERDKKLALFYNVISAFLNPIIYSLRNKDVKRAFLKVTGWGGATE
- the Or13p5 gene encoding olfactory receptor Olr859 isoform X1 — its product is MLGQQNHSSVSEFILLGFSRNFQINIILFNVFFFLYLSTLVGNGLIVTLIHLDSRLHTPMYFFLSVLSLLDMSYVTTTVPQMLVHLVCQKKTISYSGCVAQMYIFLVLGITEGWLFSVMAYDRYVAICHPLRYKVIMRPWLCGAMVVFCGLWGVSCSLIYTVFTMRLPYCGPNEINHFFCEVPAVLKLACADTSLNDRIDFILGFILLLVPLSFILASYVCIFATILRIRSAQGRLKAFSTCASHITVVTMFCGPAMFMYMNPGANASPERDKKLALFYNVISAFLNPIIYSLRNKDVKRAFLKVTGWGGATE